One region of Fragaria vesca subsp. vesca linkage group LG4, FraVesHawaii_1.0, whole genome shotgun sequence genomic DNA includes:
- the LOC101300240 gene encoding coatomer subunit beta-1-like, with the protein MENSCSLLVHFDKGTPAIANEIREALEGNDVEAKIDAMKKAISLLLNGETLPQLFITIVRYVLPSEDHTVQKLLLLYLEIIEKTDAKGRVLPEMILICQNLRNNLQHPNEYIRGVTLRFLCRLNEAEIIEPLIPSVLQNLEHRHPYIRRNAILAMMSIYKLPQGEQILVDAPEMIEKLLSTEQDPSAKRNAFLMLFTCAQERAVNYLLTNVDKVSEWGELLQMIVLDLIRKVCRTNRGEKGRYIKIIISLLNVPSTAVVYECAGTLVSLSYAPTAIRAAANTYCQLLLSQSDNNVKLIVLDRLNELKSSHREVMADMFMDILRALSSPNLDVRRKTLDIVLELVTNRNINEVVLTLKKEVVKTQNGELEKNGEYRQMLIQAIHSCAVKFPEVASTVVHLLMDFLGDSNVASATDVIVFVREIIETNPKLRVSIITRLLDTFYQIRASRVCACALWIVGEYCLSLSEVESGLATIKQCLGELPFYSRSEEDEGNDSSKKVQQVNSMTVSSKRPAILSDGTYATQSAASETAFSPPTFVQGSLASGNLRSLLLTGDFFLGAVVACTLTKLVLRLEEVQPSKVEVHKASTQTLLIFVSMLQLGQSPVLPHPIDNDSYDRIVLCIRLLCNTSDEIRNIWLQSCRQSFVSMLTEQQLRETEEIRARAQISHAQPDDLIDFYHLKSRKGMSQLELEDEVQDDLKRATGEFIKEGDAANKLNRILQLTGFSDPVYAEAYVTVHHYDIVLDVTVINRTKETLQNLCLELATMGDLKLVERPQNYTLAPESSKKIKASIKVSSTETGVIFGNIVYETSNVHERTVIVLNDIHIDIMDYISPAVCSDGAFRTMWAEFEWENKVAVNTVIQDEKEFLDHIMKSTNMKCLTAPSALDGQCGFLAANLYAKSVFGEDALVNVSIEKQVDGKLSGYIRIRSKTQGIALSLGDKITLKQKGGI; encoded by the exons ATGGAGAATTCTTGTAGTCTGCTAGTTCATTTTGATAAAGGAACACCCGCGATTGCAAATGAGATCAGAGAAGCTCTTGAAGGCAATGATGTAGAGGCAAAGATAGATGCAATGAAGAAGGCAATCTCACTTTTGTTGAATGGAGAAACGTTGCCTCAGCTTTTTATCACCATTGTTAGATATGTTTTGCCTTCTGAGGATCACACTGTCCAGAAACTGCTTCTGTTATATTTGGAGATAATTGAGAAAACTGATGCAAAGGGCAGAGTCTTACCTGAAATGATTTTGATTTGCCAAAATCTGAGGAACAACCTACAGCACCCCAATGAGTATATCCGTGGTGTAACTTTGAGGTTTCTTTGCCGGTTGAATGAGGCCGAGATAATTGAGCCGTTAATCCCTTCTGTATTGCAAAATTTGGAGCACAGGCATCCTTATATTAGGAGAAATGCCATATTAGCTATGATGTCCATATACAAGCTGCCACAGGGTGAGCAAATTTTGGTTGATGCGCCTGAAATGATCGAGAAACTTCTTTCGACGGAGCAGGATCCATCTGCTAAGCGGAACGCGTTTCTCATGCTCTTCACTTGTGCCCAGGAGCGTGCAGTTAATTATCTTTTGACCAATGTTGATAAGGTCTCTGAATGGGGTGAATTGCTGCAGATGATTGTGTTAGACCTGATACGGAAAGTGTGCCGGACAAACCGTGGAGAGAAGGGGAGGTACATTAAGATCATTATATCATTACTGAATGTGCCGTCAACTGCAGTTGTTTATGAATGTGCTGGGACACTTGTTTCCTTGTCATATGCCCCTACTGCTATTAGAGCTGCTGCCAACACCTACTGTCAGCTTCTTCTTTCTCAGAGTGACAACAATGTGAAGCTTATTGTCCTTGATCGGCTGAATGAGCTAAAGTCTTCTCATAGAGAAGTTATGGCTGATATGTTCATGGACATTCTTAGGGCACTTTCTAGTCCAAATCTTGACGTCCGTAGGAAGACTCTAGACATTGTTCTTGAGCTGGTTACTAACCGGAACATAAATGAGGTTGTTCTTACTTTGAAAAAGGAAGTTGTGAAGACTCAAAATGGAGAGCTAGAGAAGAATGGTGAATACAGGCAGATGCTTATTCAGGCCATTCATTCTTGTGCAGTAAAGTTCCCAGAAGTTGCGAGCACAGTGGTGCATTTGTTGATGGATTTCTTGGGAGACAGCAATGTTGCTTCAGCCACTGATGTGATTGTGTTTGTTCGGGAGATAATCGAAACCAATCCTAAACTTAGGGTGTCTATAATAACAAGACTATTGGACACATTTTACCAAATCCGAGCATCACGTGTTTGTGCTTGTGCTCTTTGGATTGTTGGAGAATACTGCCTATCACTTTCTGAAGTTGAAAGTGGACTCGCAACAATTAAACAGTGTCTTGGAGAATTGCCTTTTTACTCACGCTCAGAAGAAGATGAAGGTAATGATTCTTCAAAGAAGGTTCAGCAAGTGAACTCCATGACTGTGTCTTCTAAAAGACCAGCTATTCTTTCTGATGGGACTTATGCTACACAGAGTGCAGCATCTGAAACTGCTTTCTCCCCACCTACCTTTGTCCAAGGATCCTTAGCATCTGGGAACTTGAGATCCCTGCTTCTCACTGGTGACTTTTTTCTTGGGGCAGTTGTTGCTTGCACTCTGACCAAGCTTGTTCTGAGATTGGAAGAGGTCCAGCCATCTAAGGTGGAAGTGCATAAGGCATCTACACAAACACTGTTGATTTTTGTCTCTATGTTGCAATTAGGCCAATCTCCAGTCCTTCCACATCCAATTGACAACGATTCATATGATAGGATTGTCCTCTGCATACGATTACTATGCAATACTAGTGATGAGATAAGGAATATATGGCTGCAATCTTGCCGTCAAAGTTTTGTTAGTATGCTTACAGAACAACAACTAAGGGAAACAGAGGAAATTAGAGCAAGGGCTCAGATTTCTCATGCACAGCCGGATGACCTTATTGACTTCTACCATTTAAAGAGCAGGAAG GGTATGAGCCAACTGGAACTCGAAGATGAGGTTCAAGATGATTTAAAACGTGCTACAGGAGAGTTCATTAAGGAAGGGGATGCTGCAAACAAGCTCAACCGAATTCTCCAGCTCACTGGATTTAGTGACCCAGTGTATGCCGAAGCATATGTAACTGTTCATCATTATGATATTGTCCTTGATGTCACCGTAATCAATCGAACCAAGGAGACCTTACAAAATTTGTGCTTGGAGTTGGCAACTATGGGTGATCTTAAACTTGTTGAGCGGCCACAGAATTATACTCTGGCTCCTGAATCTAGTAAAAAAATAAAAGCCAGTATCAAGGTGTCCTCAACAGAGACGGGAGTCATATTTGGAAACATTGTTTATGAGACCTCAAATGTGCATGAGCGAACTGTTATTGTCCTCAATGATATTCATATTGACATTATGGATTACATTTCTCCTGCTGTTTGTAGTGATGGAGCTTTCAGAACCATGTGGGCTGAATTTGAGTGGGAGAACAAG GTTGCAGTCAATACTGTAATTCAAGACGAGAAGGAATTTCTTGACCATATTATGAAGTCAACTAATATGAAGTGCCTCACTGCACC ATCGGCTTTGGATGGTCAGTGTGGATTCTTAGCAGCTAACTTGTATGCAAAGAGTGTGTTTGGAGAGGATGCCTTGGTGAATGTGAGCATTGAAAAGCAAGTGGATGGAAAGCTTAGTGGATACATCCGGATAAGGAGCAAGACCCAGGGAATTGCCCTCAGTTTGGGTGATAAGATCACTCTCAAGCAGAAGGGAGGCATTTAA
- the LOC101311187 gene encoding cytochrome b-c1 complex subunit 6-like yields the protein MVLQPQYKREHRMADKEHVDQKKYLEEFCKPKCVKPFLQYQACLQRIQGDASGHMHCTGQYFDHWSCVDKCVAPKLFEKLK from the exons ATGGTGCTTCAACCCCAGTACAAGAGGGAGCACCGAAT GGCGGATAAGGAACATGTTGATCAGAAGAAGTACCTTGAAGAGTTTTGCAAGCCAAAATGTGTAAAACCATTTCTCCAGTACCAG GCATGTCTTCAGAGGATCCAAGGCGATGCAAGCGGGCACATGCATTGTACAGGACAATATTTTGATCACTGGTCTTGTGTGGACAAATGT GTTGCACCAAAGCTCTTTGAAAAACTGAAGTGA
- the LOC101293578 gene encoding probable glutathione S-transferase-like — protein MAEVKLFRTWSSSFALRIVWALKLKDVPYDTIFEDLSNKSPLLLQHNPIHKLVPVLVHNGKSIAESLVILEYIEETWKHNPLLPADPHNRAAARFWAKFGDDKVFPPILDTLCSEGKEQEEAIVKAKDSLKYLEEELKGKKFFGGEQIGFADIALGWLAHHENVFAEVANVKLIAEDEFPLLSKWRETFADVPIIKENLPPRAKLVTKFQAIRESRLAKAPK, from the exons ATGGCAGAAGTCAAGCTCTTTAGGACATGGTCAAGCTCTTTTGCTTTGAGGATAGTCTGGGCACTGAAGCTCAAAGATGTCCCCTATGATACCATCTTTGAAGATCTTTCAAACAAAAGCCCTTTGCTTCTTCAACACAACCCCATTCATAAGTTGGTTCCAGTGCTTGTGCACAATGGAAAATCAATTGCTGAATCTCTTGTGATCCTTGAATACATTGAGGAAACATGGAAACACAATCCATTGCTGCCTGCAGATCCTCACAATAGAGCTGCTGCTCGATTTTGGGCCAAATTTGGTGATGACAAG GTTTTTCCACCTATTCTGGACACATTGTGCAGTGAAGGGAAAGAACAAGAGGAAGCTATTGTGAAAGCAAAGGATAGCTTGAAGTACTTGGAAGAAGAGCTAAAGGGAAAGAAGTTCTTTGGGGGAGAGCAAATTGGCTTTGCAGATATTGCCCTCGGATGGCTTGCGCATCATGAGAATGTGTTTGCAGAGGTAGCTAACGTGAAGCTGATTGCCGAAGATGAGTTTCCATTGTTATCAAAATGGCGAGAGACTTTTGCAGATGTTCCTATAATCAAAGAGAATTTGCCTCCTCGAGCTAAACTTGTCACTAAATTTCAGGCTATTCGTGAGAGTAGACTTGCCAAGGCACCTAAATGA